One region of Polynucleobacter sp. Adler-ghost genomic DNA includes:
- a CDS encoding CDGSH iron-sulfur domain-containing protein, whose protein sequence is MPYAIEVKAGQEYWLCVCGKSGTGLCNGSHKSTDILPSQFKATKDQTIYVCGCTKTQNSPFCDGTHKSL, encoded by the coding sequence ATGCCCTATGCAATTGAGGTTAAAGCTGGTCAAGAATATTGGCTCTGTGTTTGCGGCAAGAGTGGAACTGGGCTTTGCAACGGATCACATAAATCGACTGACATACTCCCCAGTCAATTTAAGGCTACAAAAGATCAAACTATCTATGTGTGCGGTTGCACTAAAACTCAGAACAGCCCTTTTTGTGATGGGACACATAAATCCTTGTAA
- a CDS encoding YafY family protein translates to MSDPERLHRIKYMIQQRKCVPIEDFMSELEISKATFKRDLEYLRSRSKADIEYDRFLGGYKFKEGSDINKIELTGIWFSEKEATALVLMQHLLSSLDQGGLIGPHIEPLTAIIDGILGQSETTAKELRKRIKVLGMGSRKNSMDNFSEIGAALLKRNRLVIEYYAKGKDENTQREISPQRLIYYRENWYLDAYCHMREGLRSFAVDGIRSAVLTNTKAQDVSDKECQEHFAESYGIFSGKATQRAKLRFTPEHARWVSGENWHGQQVGSFDKEGYFNLEFDYNQDPELVMDILKHGSGVEVIGPANLKTRVKAELKKALDKYQ, encoded by the coding sequence ATGAGCGATCCAGAGCGCCTACACCGTATTAAGTACATGATTCAGCAGCGTAAATGCGTGCCAATTGAAGACTTTATGAGTGAGCTAGAGATCTCTAAAGCTACCTTTAAGCGCGATCTGGAATACCTACGCTCACGCTCTAAGGCCGATATTGAATATGACCGCTTTTTAGGCGGTTATAAATTCAAAGAAGGTAGCGATATTAATAAGATTGAGCTCACCGGTATCTGGTTCTCTGAAAAAGAGGCAACCGCGTTAGTTCTCATGCAGCACCTTCTGTCTTCACTAGATCAAGGCGGTCTGATTGGTCCGCACATTGAACCACTGACCGCGATTATTGATGGCATTTTGGGTCAAAGCGAAACCACCGCCAAAGAATTACGCAAGCGCATCAAGGTGCTCGGCATGGGTTCACGTAAAAACTCCATGGATAACTTCTCGGAGATTGGCGCTGCCCTCCTCAAACGTAATCGCCTGGTCATTGAGTACTACGCTAAAGGCAAAGATGAGAACACGCAGCGCGAGATTTCACCGCAGCGCCTCATTTACTATCGCGAGAATTGGTACCTTGATGCCTACTGCCATATGCGAGAAGGTCTGCGTAGCTTTGCTGTTGATGGTATTCGTAGCGCAGTGTTAACAAACACCAAAGCGCAAGATGTGTCTGATAAAGAGTGCCAAGAGCACTTTGCAGAAAGCTATGGCATCTTCTCTGGTAAAGCCACACAAAGAGCAAAACTACGTTTTACTCCAGAGCATGCCCGTTGGGTTTCAGGTGAGAACTGGCATGGCCAGCAAGTCGGCAGCTTTGATAAAGAAGGTTACTTCAATCTCGAATTTGACTATAACCAAGATCCGGAATTGGTGATGGATATTCTTAAGCATGGCTCAGGAGTCGAGGTGATTGGTCCAGCCAACCTGAAAACAAGGGTGAAGGCAGAACTAAAAAAAGCTTTAGATAAGTACCAATAA
- a CDS encoding type II toxin-antitoxin system RelE/ParE family toxin, translating to MIQSFIHKGLEELFTEGKSSKVQRALASRIIRRLDAIDSAVSLSDLNVPGFNFHGLEGKPKRFSIHINGPWCITFEWLKENAYRVNLENYH from the coding sequence ATGATTCAATCGTTTATTCATAAGGGCTTAGAAGAGTTATTTACAGAAGGGAAAAGCAGTAAAGTTCAGAGAGCTTTAGCCAGCAGAATCATACGACGTCTAGATGCAATTGATTCAGCAGTGAGCTTGAGTGATTTGAATGTGCCAGGCTTTAACTTTCATGGATTAGAGGGAAAACCTAAAAGATTTAGCATTCACATCAATGGTCCTTGGTGCATTACTTTTGAGTGGTTAAAAGAGAATGCATACCGAGTTAACCTAGAAAATTATCACTAA
- a CDS encoding HigA family addiction module antitoxin, translating to MRKRSPTHPGAILREDVFPNLGISVTEFAKHLGISRQTLHAVLSEKSAITPELALRLGIFLGNGPQLWIEMQSRYDLWHAEIKLKKILSKIPPFNGLLAA from the coding sequence ATGCGAAAAAGATCACCCACCCATCCTGGAGCTATTCTGAGAGAAGATGTTTTTCCAAACCTTGGTATTTCTGTTACTGAATTCGCTAAGCATCTCGGAATCTCAAGACAAACTCTTCATGCTGTGCTCTCTGAAAAAAGTGCAATCACGCCTGAGCTTGCCTTAAGGCTAGGCATTTTTTTGGGTAACGGGCCACAACTTTGGATTGAGATGCAATCAAGGTATGACTTGTGGCATGCAGAAATCAAACTTAAGAAGATATTGTCAAAAATTCCTCCATTTAATGGTCTTTTAGCGGCGTAA
- a CDS encoding DUF3293 domain-containing protein, which yields MNTNRTIAPWLVKAYRNAHYFVHHGEEIYLLKVGEVNHALIDLLNTYGATSAAFLTACNPYSQVRSEEENQAAHQRLLGKLTQAGIETIEGLGTDPHDDWDAEPGVLALGLSRSHAEQLADQFSQNAFLWIANANALVNLKLRFPLADPSAEELEEWLDELPNHLHGVAQQLPIAERNWLMTVSNKEQEHWLSPSAWDWNTPWPQARPDGCAISIGTELDRMFKLTSNGLEKLYP from the coding sequence ATGAATACCAACCGAACAATTGCACCCTGGCTTGTCAAAGCCTATCGCAATGCCCATTACTTTGTGCATCATGGCGAGGAAATCTACTTACTCAAAGTAGGGGAAGTTAATCACGCCTTAATTGATTTACTCAATACTTATGGCGCGACCAGCGCCGCCTTTTTAACAGCGTGTAACCCCTATAGCCAAGTACGCTCTGAAGAAGAAAATCAAGCAGCGCACCAAAGACTCCTAGGAAAGCTTACTCAGGCTGGCATAGAGACGATTGAAGGCCTTGGCACTGATCCACATGATGATTGGGATGCTGAGCCCGGTGTGCTTGCCTTGGGGCTGTCACGCTCACATGCTGAGCAATTAGCAGATCAATTTAGTCAAAATGCTTTTCTGTGGATTGCCAATGCCAATGCTTTAGTGAATCTCAAGTTACGCTTTCCTTTAGCAGATCCTAGCGCAGAAGAGCTCGAGGAATGGCTGGATGAACTGCCAAATCATTTGCATGGTGTTGCACAGCAATTACCCATAGCAGAGCGTAATTGGTTAATGACAGTCAGTAACAAGGAGCAAGAGCACTGGTTGTCACCAAGCGCTTGGGATTGGAATACGCCCTGGCCTCAGGCTCGCCCTGACGGTTGTGCGATTTCGATTGGGACTGAGCTCGATCGGATGTTCAAACTCACCTCAAACGGCCTAGAAAAGCTCTATCCATGA
- a CDS encoding polymer-forming cytoskeletal protein → MFDRKPTSAQLTFTNEIGSGSKVLGNLEGNGNIRVLGHFVGDITEASESKATLVIDKDGVLTGDLHYTNLIVAGTIEGTITVDEKIEVYPSALIRGDIHYKSIDIHPNARVNGLLTCAVLDKGALNPSDVIAFDLTKKIAS, encoded by the coding sequence ATGTTTGATAGAAAACCAACTAGCGCACAATTGACCTTTACCAATGAAATTGGCTCGGGGTCTAAAGTACTCGGAAACCTAGAGGGCAATGGCAATATCCGGGTTTTGGGTCACTTTGTGGGCGATATTACCGAAGCGTCAGAGAGTAAAGCAACCCTAGTAATCGACAAAGATGGGGTCTTAACTGGCGACCTGCATTACACCAATCTCATTGTTGCTGGCACGATTGAAGGCACTATTACCGTAGATGAAAAAATTGAGGTCTATCCTAGCGCGCTGATCCGCGGTGATATTCACTATAAATCGATTGATATCCATCCAAATGCCAGAGTCAATGGGCTTCTTACCTGCGCAGTGTTAGATAAGGGCGCACTGAACCCATCGGATGTGATTGCCTTTGATCTCACCAAAAAGATCGCTTCATAA
- a CDS encoding HD domain-containing protein encodes MNHFVQALAFSAEKHKNQRRKDAQITPYINHPIELVNVLVNEGGVLSWDVLCAALLHDVIEDTQTTEEELINHFGKKVTAIVKELTDDKSLAKEVRKSLQIAHTPFASHEAKLVKLADKICNLRDILVAPPAGWDLKRKQEYFAWSEAVVAGIRGTNAKLEKVFDALLQEAEQMQ; translated from the coding sequence ATTAATCATTTTGTCCAAGCTCTGGCATTTTCAGCTGAGAAGCATAAAAATCAGCGGCGCAAGGATGCGCAAATAACGCCTTACATTAATCACCCCATTGAGCTAGTGAATGTTTTAGTAAATGAGGGTGGAGTGTTGTCTTGGGATGTTCTGTGCGCAGCCTTACTGCATGATGTAATTGAAGATACCCAAACGACTGAAGAAGAGTTAATTAACCATTTTGGTAAAAAAGTCACTGCGATTGTGAAAGAGTTGACCGACGATAAATCGCTTGCCAAAGAGGTACGCAAAAGCTTGCAAATTGCTCATACTCCTTTTGCTAGCCATGAGGCCAAGCTTGTCAAACTTGCTGATAAGATTTGCAATCTACGCGATATATTGGTCGCCCCGCCAGCTGGCTGGGATCTCAAACGCAAGCAAGAGTATTTTGCTTGGTCTGAAGCAGTGGTGGCTGGCATCAGAGGAACTAATGCCAAGCTAGAAAAGGTATTTGATGCTTTGCTACAAGAGGCCGAGCAAATGCAGTAG
- a CDS encoding DUF4407 domain-containing protein, producing the protein MSTIRQHLVFLTGHRISASTSTEEVGSLSKIGAAIAFASFLAALQFGIAGWFLALDLHILLQILMAFVFACIGAAIVLVLDRNFIYLADTRYETDKKLTYVYLGIRIFLITVIGTLSSQFTMPLFLKSELAIHAQDMKDGRFTQAKERYQEKYELADKTAGLTSLEDRTTKLRKEISSLTPELVRQRGLVGQCFADYNKKTKTTFAPDLDEHDIISLYAKDKRECERIDGIYRENYRNYVSPKEAELERMGVAITQAQGDIDTAKKEIAQDLDKAAQINESYINVASADVLSSLVRNNPGAFMKYALITLLQLCLELMPILLKLQAGQSPLGHRMAIFAYDNKTRALAQVNQSAARRLDADAQIALARHEHALVDKEQYAIRQEVNSNVTKQKLIQDLENEKIRQELEELKRQSNAYLRAQHQFTQSFSAASGQFVNRVVMPAMATVSKPFAAKSSNEGESSSEPSSAGAQVYAFGGHHNLGVKAAS; encoded by the coding sequence ATGAGCACAATTCGTCAACACCTTGTATTCCTCACCGGTCATCGCATTAGTGCGAGCACTTCTACCGAAGAAGTCGGTAGCCTGAGCAAAATTGGCGCGGCGATTGCCTTTGCCAGCTTCTTAGCTGCTTTGCAATTTGGCATTGCTGGCTGGTTTCTTGCGTTGGACTTGCACATCCTCTTACAAATACTAATGGCGTTCGTATTCGCATGCATTGGCGCTGCTATTGTTTTGGTGTTGGATCGTAATTTTATTTATCTCGCCGATACTCGCTATGAGACCGATAAGAAGCTGACCTATGTGTACTTAGGTATTCGTATCTTTTTAATTACGGTGATCGGCACCCTGAGTAGTCAATTTACGATGCCTTTATTTTTAAAGTCAGAATTAGCCATTCATGCGCAGGATATGAAAGATGGCCGGTTCACTCAGGCGAAAGAGCGCTATCAAGAAAAGTATGAGTTGGCCGATAAGACTGCAGGACTCACAAGCCTGGAAGATAGAACTACAAAGCTGCGTAAAGAGATTTCATCATTAACACCTGAGTTAGTGCGCCAACGCGGCCTAGTTGGGCAATGCTTTGCGGATTACAACAAAAAAACCAAGACTACCTTTGCACCCGATTTGGATGAGCATGACATTATTAGTTTGTACGCCAAGGATAAGCGTGAGTGTGAGCGCATTGATGGCATCTATCGTGAGAACTATCGTAATTATGTCAGCCCTAAAGAGGCAGAGCTCGAGCGCATGGGTGTTGCAATTACGCAAGCGCAAGGCGATATTGATACCGCAAAAAAAGAGATTGCTCAAGATTTAGATAAGGCGGCCCAGATCAATGAGTCCTACATCAATGTGGCTTCAGCAGATGTGCTCTCGTCTTTAGTACGCAACAATCCTGGCGCGTTTATGAAATACGCCTTAATTACCTTGCTTCAACTGTGCCTAGAGCTCATGCCGATCTTACTCAAACTCCAAGCAGGGCAATCTCCGCTAGGTCACCGTATGGCCATCTTTGCCTATGACAATAAAACGCGTGCTCTGGCACAAGTCAATCAAAGCGCTGCAAGACGCCTTGATGCCGATGCGCAGATTGCACTAGCGCGCCATGAGCATGCGCTAGTGGATAAAGAGCAATATGCTATTCGGCAAGAAGTGAACTCCAATGTCACCAAGCAAAAGCTCATTCAAGACTTGGAAAATGAAAAGATTCGTCAGGAGTTAGAAGAGCTCAAACGTCAGAGTAATGCCTATTTGCGAGCACAGCATCAATTTACGCAAAGCTTTTCTGCAGCTAGTGGCCAGTTTGTCAATCGCGTCGTCATGCCAGCGATGGCGACAGTGAGTAAACCTTTTGCTGCCAAGTCCTCTAATGAAGGTGAGTCATCAAGCGAGCCATCATCTGCCGGCGCTCAGGTCTATGCGTTTGGCGGCCATCACAACTTAGGAGTTAAAGCGGCATCATGA
- a CDS encoding tripartite tricarboxylate transporter substrate binding protein, whose protein sequence is MRPQNFILSLISLLLLTLSSLVAAQSWPDRPVKVIVPYAPGGGVDPVARLVSLKLADIWKQPVVVENKAGGSGTIGANYVAKSASDGLTILMSATAEVVINQHFMQKMSYNPDTDLKPVTLLVKLPFVLVTNPSKPYSSVTELIAYAKKNPGTVTYASSGPGTPQHLAAVMLEEQANIKLVHVPYKGVAPSVSDLLAGHVDVGFAGLPTVLPHIQSGALKALGLSSKTPSIAAPNIPPLAKTPTLQNFDLTQWFGVYVPSGTPNAIAQKIQKDIVDVLKMPEVKEALEKQGAQPGNMTIAEFLAFSNSESKKFGAIVKSAKIEQN, encoded by the coding sequence ATGCGCCCACAAAATTTCATCCTCAGTTTGATTTCTTTGCTATTACTCACTCTATCTAGTTTGGTAGCGGCACAGTCTTGGCCGGATCGTCCAGTCAAGGTAATTGTTCCTTATGCACCAGGTGGTGGTGTGGACCCTGTAGCTCGCCTTGTCAGTTTGAAACTGGCCGATATTTGGAAGCAACCCGTAGTAGTTGAAAATAAAGCGGGTGGTAGTGGCACTATTGGTGCCAACTATGTGGCCAAATCTGCATCTGATGGCTTAACGATTTTGATGTCTGCGACAGCAGAAGTCGTGATTAATCAACATTTCATGCAAAAGATGTCTTACAACCCGGATACCGATCTAAAGCCGGTGACCTTGCTTGTGAAGCTACCATTTGTATTGGTTACCAATCCTTCTAAACCCTATTCAAGCGTTACTGAGCTTATTGCTTATGCGAAGAAAAATCCTGGCACCGTGACTTATGCATCATCTGGTCCTGGTACACCGCAGCACTTAGCTGCCGTGATGTTAGAAGAGCAGGCCAATATTAAATTGGTTCATGTTCCTTATAAGGGCGTTGCTCCTTCAGTATCTGATTTGCTCGCTGGCCATGTGGACGTTGGCTTTGCAGGGCTACCAACTGTACTACCGCATATTCAGTCAGGAGCCTTGAAAGCACTTGGACTCTCATCTAAAACGCCATCGATTGCTGCACCGAATATTCCACCGCTAGCTAAAACACCAACGCTACAGAATTTTGATCTCACTCAATGGTTCGGTGTTTATGTACCAAGCGGAACGCCTAACGCCATTGCCCAAAAGATTCAAAAAGATATTGTTGATGTACTTAAGATGCCTGAGGTGAAAGAGGCCCTTGAAAAGCAGGGCGCACAGCCAGGCAATATGACCATAGCTGAATTTCTAGCATTCTCCAATAGTGAGAGTAAAAAGTTTGGCGCTATTGTGAAAAGCGCAAAGATAGAACAGAACTAA
- a CDS encoding mandelate racemase/muconate lactonizing enzyme family protein — protein sequence MKDTTLQIPILIKNIEAFVLRAPIANPVKTSFGIMTNRPAIFVRLEDEDGLVGWGEIWCNFPNCGAEHRAKLLQETFKPLLIKKSFHHPSQIYQQITEHTAVLAIQSGEFGPIAQVIAGIDLAAWDLFAKKSKLPLWRCLGGTDPLIKTYASGINPDKPEKVIEDLLKEGFTAFKLKIGFSEKADIENLRNIRQLIPSHQLMVDANQAWDLPAAIKNIQSIEEFDISWIEEPIRADNSISHWQELSRSCTVRLAAGENMGSEHAFKEAIASKVFSVIQPDIAKWGGISGCLPIINSLNQHGIEYCPHYLGGGIGLMASAHLLAASSSTGMLEIDSNPNPLRSLVSTPLAHIADGTVSLSDVPGIGIEPDFDVLAHFLIH from the coding sequence ATGAAAGATACGACTTTGCAGATACCTATTCTTATTAAAAATATAGAGGCATTTGTCTTGAGGGCCCCCATTGCAAATCCGGTAAAAACCTCATTTGGAATTATGACCAATCGGCCTGCTATTTTTGTTCGATTGGAGGATGAGGATGGTCTTGTTGGGTGGGGGGAGATTTGGTGTAACTTTCCCAATTGTGGCGCTGAGCATCGCGCCAAGTTATTGCAAGAAACTTTTAAGCCTTTGCTAATTAAAAAATCGTTTCATCACCCCTCGCAAATCTATCAACAGATTACTGAGCATACGGCAGTATTAGCTATTCAATCAGGAGAGTTTGGTCCTATAGCTCAAGTCATTGCTGGCATTGATCTTGCAGCCTGGGACTTATTTGCTAAAAAATCAAAGCTACCTCTTTGGCGCTGCCTAGGCGGCACAGATCCACTGATCAAGACCTACGCTAGTGGCATTAATCCGGATAAACCAGAGAAAGTAATTGAAGACTTGTTAAAAGAGGGTTTTACCGCTTTTAAGCTCAAGATCGGTTTTAGTGAAAAGGCAGATATTGAAAATCTACGCAACATTCGACAACTGATCCCAAGTCATCAACTCATGGTTGATGCCAATCAAGCGTGGGATTTGCCAGCTGCAATCAAAAATATTCAATCGATTGAAGAGTTCGATATAAGTTGGATTGAAGAGCCAATCAGAGCGGATAATTCCATTAGCCATTGGCAAGAGCTCTCTAGAAGTTGTACTGTAAGGTTAGCTGCTGGCGAAAATATGGGCAGTGAACACGCTTTTAAGGAGGCTATTGCATCAAAGGTATTTAGCGTCATCCAGCCTGACATTGCTAAATGGGGTGGAATTTCAGGTTGTCTACCTATTATTAATAGCCTTAATCAACATGGCATTGAATATTGTCCGCACTATCTTGGCGGTGGCATTGGGCTCATGGCTTCGGCGCACCTCTTGGCGGCATCCTCATCAACTGGAATGCTTGAAATTGACTCTAACCCCAATCCTTTGAGATCTTTGGTATCGACTCCATTGGCCCATATTGCTGATGGTACGGTTAGCTTGTCTGATGTCCCAGGAATTGGAATTGAGCCAGATTTTGATGTGCTCGCTCATTTTCTAATACACTGA
- a CDS encoding ion transporter has protein sequence MNLQPISLSSLNLYIRKRIFDLLFNHHIKANYCNQFERFITYMIVLNMAGLVLEHIPVFYETREHLFHIFDVVSLAIFSIEYVLRVYVAPEDPAFSSAKYPRLAYCKSPFALIDLISILPFYLSAFFEADLRILRALRLLRLLKLFRALAPAFNEFLELNKDKSYRYKIYALVNETPTSGNLHHIFDMFIVSWVIVSVLAVIFESVQSISYHLHSEFIILDTIAVVIFSTEYIMRIYSAPEDPKYQAWLKGRLRYACRPTSIIDFMAVVPFYLESLLHHLFDLRFLRVFRLMRLLKLARYSGATQSLFTVIQREWPVMKAAVFILLLLVMLAACLGYVFEHEAQPDKFENIPQAIYWSVITLASVGYGDISPITPAGRAVTIVIALLGIGIFAIPAAILSSALSDQLRIERERMMNELYHMLEDGVISADEQELIEAEAKRLHLSQGELTRLLEKAKVEMGIEHAPAKDAKTGKGATSEMSLEFLSKHPELAAEQLKITISKLQQIVSVSDRQELSKYIDNPDNVTGLQSSMLKILLQNTAVKEQKKDT, from the coding sequence ATGAATCTCCAGCCGATTTCATTATCTAGTTTGAACTTATACATCCGTAAGCGGATATTTGATTTATTGTTTAATCACCACATTAAAGCAAATTATTGCAACCAGTTCGAGCGCTTTATTACGTACATGATCGTACTGAATATGGCAGGTTTAGTGCTTGAGCATATTCCGGTGTTCTATGAAACTCGCGAACACCTCTTTCATATTTTCGATGTGGTCTCGCTGGCTATCTTTTCGATTGAATACGTCTTGCGCGTGTATGTAGCGCCAGAAGATCCCGCCTTTAGTTCAGCTAAATATCCTCGTCTTGCTTACTGCAAGAGCCCATTTGCTCTCATTGATCTGATATCGATTTTGCCGTTCTACTTAAGTGCTTTCTTTGAAGCTGATTTACGGATTCTGAGGGCCTTACGATTACTACGTTTACTCAAGCTCTTCCGTGCTTTGGCACCAGCGTTCAATGAATTTTTAGAGCTGAATAAAGACAAATCCTATCGTTATAAGATTTATGCCCTAGTCAATGAAACTCCGACCAGCGGCAACCTCCATCATATCTTTGATATGTTTATTGTGAGCTGGGTCATTGTGTCGGTACTGGCTGTGATTTTTGAATCAGTGCAGAGCATTAGCTATCACCTACATTCTGAATTTATTATTCTCGATACTATTGCAGTGGTGATTTTCTCGACAGAATACATCATGAGGATTTATAGCGCCCCTGAGGATCCTAAGTACCAGGCTTGGCTCAAAGGACGCTTAAGATACGCATGTAGGCCAACGAGCATTATTGATTTTATGGCAGTTGTGCCATTCTATTTAGAGAGTCTGCTGCATCACCTCTTTGACTTGCGCTTCTTGCGAGTCTTTAGATTGATGCGTTTACTCAAGCTAGCGCGTTATTCTGGCGCCACTCAATCCTTATTTACTGTGATTCAACGCGAGTGGCCTGTCATGAAGGCTGCGGTTTTCATTTTGCTTTTATTAGTCATGCTTGCCGCCTGCTTGGGTTATGTCTTTGAGCATGAAGCTCAGCCCGATAAGTTTGAAAATATTCCCCAAGCAATTTATTGGTCTGTGATTACTTTGGCCAGCGTGGGTTATGGCGACATTTCTCCGATAACCCCAGCGGGTAGAGCGGTGACGATTGTCATAGCGCTCTTGGGGATTGGTATTTTTGCGATTCCGGCAGCGATTCTTTCATCCGCACTGAGTGATCAACTTCGGATTGAGCGCGAAAGAATGATGAATGAGCTCTACCACATGCTAGAAGATGGCGTGATTTCAGCCGATGAGCAAGAACTCATTGAGGCCGAGGCTAAGCGTTTGCATCTATCTCAGGGAGAGCTCACGCGCTTACTAGAAAAGGCGAAGGTGGAAATGGGTATTGAGCATGCCCCAGCCAAGGATGCTAAAACAGGTAAGGGTGCCACTAGCGAAATGAGTCTAGAGTTTTTGTCTAAGCACCCAGAGTTAGCTGCTGAGCAACTGAAGATCACCATCTCTAAGTTGCAGCAAATTGTGAGTGTGTCAGACCGTCAAGAGCTAAGTAAATACATTGATAATCCTGATAATGTGACGGGACTGCAAAGTAGTATGCTAAAAATACTACTGCAAAACACTGCGGTAAAAGAGCAGAAGAAAGATACGTAG
- a CDS encoding putative quorum-sensing-regulated virulence factor: protein MSQAIIFDVEATDKTDAVIIEAAALDVTSINPLSVGNPWVQRYNPGKPISLGALATHHILDEELVNCPASSSFKLPAGTKYIIGHSVDFDWEAIGKPEVKRICTLALARSLWPDLDSHTQSALLYYFERSTAREQLRDAHSALADVWICSKILGQIIEKLKPASLDALWEMSEKARIPTIMPFGKHKGELISQVPSDYKQWMLRQDNVSEYLRKALQT from the coding sequence ATGTCTCAAGCCATTATTTTCGATGTTGAAGCCACCGATAAGACGGATGCCGTCATTATTGAAGCCGCCGCTTTAGATGTCACTTCAATCAATCCATTATCTGTTGGCAACCCTTGGGTGCAACGGTATAACCCAGGCAAGCCAATTAGCTTAGGTGCACTGGCAACCCACCATATCTTGGATGAAGAGTTAGTCAATTGCCCTGCTAGCAGCTCTTTTAAATTACCTGCTGGCACCAAGTACATCATCGGTCATAGCGTGGATTTTGACTGGGAGGCCATTGGCAAACCCGAAGTGAAACGCATCTGCACCCTTGCCCTAGCTCGCAGTCTTTGGCCTGATCTCGATAGCCATACGCAAAGTGCCCTGCTCTATTACTTTGAACGTTCGACTGCTAGAGAGCAACTGCGTGATGCCCATAGTGCATTAGCGGATGTGTGGATTTGCTCCAAGATACTTGGGCAGATTATTGAGAAGCTCAAACCCGCTTCTCTGGACGCTTTATGGGAAATGTCTGAGAAGGCTCGTATTCCGACGATCATGCCTTTTGGCAAACACAAAGGTGAATTGATTAGCCAGGTGCCGTCAGACTATAAGCAGTGGATGCTACGTCAGGACAATGTTTCTGAATACCTTCGCAAAGCATTGCAGACTTAA
- a CDS encoding TIGR00645 family protein, with the protein MIDDKQTYIDKKLRPLPRWIFMSRWLQAPLYIGLIVAQGVYVWQFWLELAHLISMMSEKSMTETALMLIVLGLIDVVMISNLLVMVIVGGWETFVSRLELENHPDQPEWLSHVNAGVLKVKLATAIIGISSIHLLKTFINASSHDEKTLLWQTVIHMTFVFSAVAIAYTEKLVTSTHKQH; encoded by the coding sequence ATGATCGATGATAAGCAAACCTACATAGATAAGAAATTACGCCCACTGCCACGCTGGATATTTATGTCCCGCTGGTTGCAGGCGCCACTCTACATTGGCCTGATTGTTGCCCAGGGCGTTTATGTATGGCAGTTTTGGTTGGAGTTGGCCCATCTAATTAGCATGATGTCAGAGAAAAGCATGACAGAAACTGCACTCATGCTCATTGTGTTGGGCTTGATTGATGTGGTGATGATCTCTAATTTGTTGGTGATGGTTATCGTCGGCGGTTGGGAAACTTTTGTTTCTAGGTTAGAGCTGGAGAATCATCCAGATCAACCTGAGTGGTTATCGCATGTCAATGCCGGTGTGCTCAAGGTGAAGTTAGCAACAGCCATCATTGGAATTTCATCAATTCATTTGCTAAAGACCTTTATTAATGCGTCCTCACACGATGAAAAAACCTTACTATGGCAAACCGTCATACACATGACCTTTGTATTTTCAGCAGTAGCGATTGCGTATACAGAAAAGCTAGTGACCTCAACACATAAGCAGCACTAA